agctagggagggacgctacaaagtgtatgcatctgaattatgctaaatgattatgtgtaaataatatgtttcctggctttatggtttttccgcttgatttatgtttattcatatgtatcataacctaacaaggtaTGGGAAAGAGGGATAGTTTAAGTTGGATAGATCATGGCTAAGAATGCGTATTTGTATTTTAAAGGGAAAATGGGACCGTAGCTGAATCTAGGACTGTTCAGTTCACTAATGATTGCACCTACTATATGGCATATGCAAAAGAGGtgaaaaattaattataaactTTATGTAGAAACGTAAGAGAGATATGACGGAAATAAATCATTGATGTATGACTTTATTCCACTCTTAACTCAGTGCAAAATCATTCAAATGCATATAGATATGTATTTGTCCTGTAATATTAGGTCATATCATATTTGAGGCGGTTTGGGTTTACTAACAAGTAGGTAAAAAAATCCTCTCTTTCTCTTGAGATTGGTTTCACAAACCCGTtttttttatctatttttacAACCTCAAATTATGTGTAAAGTGTCATGGAACAAGTAAAGAGAAACAAAGGGGATACTTTGTATCACATATAAGGATATAAGACGGTTCATTTAGGTTGAATCCATTTCGGTTGGCCAAATTTGGTGAGAACATTCATGGCTTCATGGGGTCTGGTCTGGGTCGCATttgagtactccctccgttctcgaatattagtcaCTTTTGGAATCTTGACAGTATTTACAATCGAAGAgaatcttttgtttttcttccaatacatatttcaaaatatattaatGTGTGATCTTGTTTTGCTCGTTTCaatgtgtagtttaacaatatcaaaattttatgtttttttaaaatacgTATCTTAAGATGTTTACggttaaatattgagttgaaatggatgaaaaagtcaaaaaaatgactaatatttaagaaccgATGGAGTATATAATTACTCATTTCAACTACTCATATATTTGATTTTAGTGAATTTGACTCATGTTTATTTCAAGACCATCCATTTTCAGGTACTGTTCATGTTTGAGTTGATGACCATTTCGGTTCGAGTCAGTTTCGAGTGCTATTTGGGTCCAATCATTTGTTGCACCGGGTAAACAATGATGTCTTAGTCTAATGTTAACACCGAGGGTCTATATATGTACGACAGGTCTCGGGTTTGAAACCATCTCCCATATTTGTAATTTATGTTActcttgtggctcattcgtacaaaaaaaaaaaaaaaattgttacacCGGAGAATCATAAAATCATGCTTTCTCGCCAACAAAGGTATGTCAATGCTATAATTATTCTCAACAAAAAGCACAAAACTAGAGTTTACCAAAAAAAACTTTTatgttgtaatacctcgtatttttataatatttataagtatattttattatatttataaagcattttacgatttattagcatttaaataatatttaaatacattttatttaatgtattttaattaattagaatatttattattttaattaattacgaaacgaatttaattcttgagtcgggaaattaaatgagttgcaaatgattttcaaaggcttcgggttttaaataaaaagtccaattcgttttataaacgagcccaatcaaaagaagtttaatttaaatcctaagctagcccaatcatttatttcctcagcccaactcaaatctcctaagcctagcccatcaagggattagggagcctataaataggactccccatcattaaatgaagcccttaaattcataaaaccctTTTTGGCTTGCTTGCAcacactcctctttctctctcctctttgctcGGCTCGCCCGCACACCGTACGCACGCAGCCCCGTGCTCGTGCCTTCATGCTGCTTTGCCCTCGTGCTGATGTGCCCTCGCGCTGCTTGGCCTCACACCCCAGCGCTGCCCACACACTCGcacactccctctcttcctctcccttgcgcacagcgcccagcacccctcgccttctctcgctctctccctcGCGCACCAGCGCCCAACACCCCTCGCTCACCCGCTctctccctcgcgcacagcgcccagcccgcgcgcgcgacCCCTGCTGCCTTCGTCCCTTCGTCGCTGCACACACGCACTCGGGTAGTGCGTTGTGTGTTGTCGTTGTTgcttgttcgttcgttgttcaattcttttcgcccaatcacattatattcgtggttgttccgtgctatatgctggattggtataattatcttcttccttacctattctatttaaattccgtattttaaattataatattaatattgttttgagtaattaaaatgttgggaaccggttatgaataccgtggtttgaggatttgcgtgttgtgattcattaggtttgttttaattattaaaggatgaattttcagatttgtttattgaataaagcattgatttttatgataataaactagttttattgggattttcaagttaggttaacctagacctaatgagtcaattgattagcataattaggttatgattttaattatgataatcaattatattttcagatttgaataaaggcttaaagtgttgatttttattgattttaaaggcggaaaaagtgtgtttttgtactagggattgattttgcaaattgagacggttttattattgaaaaactattgaattctaaagtttaaaggaggttttaaattttataaagttgctggaaatttaatgaacatggaaataatttaagtttcattattttgatgataggaggtgatttctagttgagtgctcgttattgcaaagtggcccctacgcttaggtattcaaggtacgtacaagtctagggcgaccacatcttttgtcaatgacattacatgattgttaatgatgtgaattacattatgaggaatcatgtttattttggtgaacgagcatgtgatttgtaaTATTGGATttgttggattaattgttgaacaagcatgttggaattattatgagtatggatttcatcgtcaatcatgttgttcaatatttatgcatgtatggtttgtttcacatgcaagggatggattatttatttgtatgctattgtacgggacgtctagcatactttgagccaattattcgtacctcgttgtactatttattttaccacatgtgaagggttagctcacgtaagccaccacacatgtagggttcagttgggaatattatgtatgaaatgaattagaatttgtcgtgcaagggcacaaccctcatgttaatgtgcatgatgtggagtctcactttggtgaggaggaacatggtagtaattccacaagtgtcttgccttgttgatcacaagtcctaaagcatttaaaataagattgttttggttgttgtttattaattgtatgtgtgcatgttggtgagtcttgagttcgcctttaataaaatattaataaacgtaaagtgcaaccagaataagcttcaaaactcttggaacgtatataccttgagtatgaacaatggggggagtcttgccggaaagctcgtactcctactagtgatacaagacgttgtttcatttataatatgcgcaggaattccgtcggtatggcccgaatttattatttattatttggtgtatggttggctcccatcacctttttcctttatggaatattcttttggcccgttagaagcttattctaattaaattgtgagtcaagagtcgagtcaagagtcgaatCTTGTATTCATggtttgtttgttaattattatatggtttttgcatgatgattagtacttagtgagtgatgcatgttttagtttcagttcactctattcttgtaagtactcagcttttgctgactacgtgctttgtgtgttttggtcatgacctttgccttaatgaccctatgatgatctatcatttgcacttgcattgatggggagtagaataatatagcaggttggtagatcagaatcatgtggcttgggatgatcgagagagttgcatgttttcgtatttcgaaccatttaataatactttaattatgtttgaactatttatgttttgggttttgggccattatggttccaaattgtaggaggtcTCGATAaagtattaattatgtttttaaaagttagttgacattaatttccgctgcgtaattctggtaatagccttaaccgttatcacgctggcggtaatactttaataattcctttattttaagttggaaaatggttttataaaacatatgtagttttttgtaactttaacgtAGTTTTTAACgactttatattataaaaaaaaggttgatagataaacattttaaagggttaaatgattaattttatacattattagtgattttgaagaaataatttttattaaaatgaaaaaatttatcactaaaaaatagataacttttacaaaataaatgtaactttttagcattttgagtcaacttttattccggtatacaatatttattgtacaccacttgtaaataagaatttgtgattggGGAATATCTTATCGCTAAACTAAATAAGCAATATGCATATATTACTCTATATATAGAACAATACACCTAGTTTTAAATTAGCTTAAACTTAAGTATAAAACACGTTCCATAATGCAAATTGAATTGTACAAGCTAGACATACAACCCATTAACAAATAACAACCATCACTTATCTCCATCCAAGTCACAAATCACACTCACAAACGTGTATTAAATCCAATCCAAATCTAATCAATCAAATGATCAATCAATTCATTCATTAAAAACCTagaaataatattattttcGAATTTCATTAAACTTCTAATCCTTACAAAAATACACATTTTTACACTAATTAAATATTAGATCTTCTTAatcaaaaaataaatcaaatggTCCAAATCCAGTAACGCCTCACcgtctcttttctctctcctgtctCCATCGGTCCATCCTATTtcctatctatctatctatgtCACTTCCAAATTCATGGAACCTTAGTTTTTCTTTTTCCCATGATTTTCCCTCAAATTCTCCACCCATTTTTCTGGGTAATTTTGGATGATCTAAACGATATACTATAATTTTTTGGGTAATCTTTTTAACCCAAAAATCTAAACAATATAGTACTTCAATTATTTTTTTACCCTCATCAAATGGCTGTGAAAAAAGCGGTAGAAAGTTTCTCTAAGAGTTTGATTGATGAAGTTCATAAATGGGGTTCAATGAAACAAAATGGAGTAACTCTTAGGTATATGATGGACTTTGGGTCTAAACCCACTGATCGTAATTTGTTGATTTCTGCTCAGTTTCTTCATAAAGAGCTTCCTATTCGAATTGCGCGCAGAGCTATTGAACTTGAGAAGCTTCCTTATGGGTTGTCTCAAAAACCTGCTGTGTTGAAGGtaattttttgatattttttgggCATTTGGGGGCTTTATTTTGGGACGTTTGGTGTGAATTTTGTTGAGGTTTTGGTCTTTATGAGAATTTtcacctttttattttattgaaatgcTGAATTATCTGGGTTTGATTTGGCGGGATTTTCGTTGGAATTGTCCTTGTTGCATGTAATTTAAGGTAAATTTGACTGCATGTAATTTTTCTGTTGAATTGGGTAAATTTTAGTTACATTATTTGATTATTAGTAATGTAAATTTAAAAGAAATGGCAAAATAATGTTAAATGTGTAGGTTATTATCTTTTGTTGTTGTAGTTTTATCCATTTTTGATGTTTTGGTATGAATTTTGTTCTGGGTTTTTGTCGGTTTAAGATAAATTTAACTTTTTGGATTGGAACTCTGAAGTATCTGGTAGATTTGCAGTTTTCAGGGGTTTTTCTATGTGGAATTTTTTGTTCGAATTGAACTTACATTTACATTTGCCTgtaattttggataaatctgAGTGCATGTAATGTTGCTGTTGAATTGGGTAATTTTGTTATCAATATTTCAAATGCAGAACTACTTAAAATGGCAAActttttcttcaattttgtaGGTTATTATTTTCTTTGGTTGTACTTATACAGTTTTACCCTATCCTAATTGGGTATTTTGATATTGCATTATGCTGTTGGTTTGTAAAGAATCTTTTATCTAAGATACCAAAAAGGGAAGAGTATTTGTGGAATTGTTTATGAATGTATCTTAATCATGTAGTATAATATATGGGGCTGCTTATCTTTTTGGAATTGTTGTTGATTCTTTTATGCCTTTTATTAATCAATATTTGAACTTTTGAGAATCATTTTTCTGTTCCTTTGTGTATCTCCTTTGGTTCATTCACTGTCATATGCCAGTTGCTCTCCTATTCTTCACTGGGAGCAGTTAGGTACTGATATCATGTTGTGTGCGTCATTTTCGCAAATTAAATATTGATTCGAGGACTACTTTGGCCGGCAAAAAATGCTGATAAATTGCTAAAGTTCTAATCATCTTTCCATAGTCAATTAACAATTATCTTCCTAATGGAACTTAAGCCTTCACAGTTTCCCCACCTTCCTTCACCAGCAAAACTTCATTAAATACATACATTATCATCACCTGtaataaactttttttttgagggaataaTTGTTTTTTTATGATTGCTTTGTTCATAGATGTGTgcgtttgtgtgtgtgtgtgtgtttgtgtgtgtgtgtgtctgGGACGGGGGGGTTAACATTGTGTATGTGCGTTTATATACCGGAAATATGAGAATTGTTAGAATGTTGATGACGGCTATTGGTGATAGTAATCTAGCAATACAAACTTTAAACGTCCATTATTGGTTCAGACGTCAATTAATTGCTTAACCTCGTGAATAAAGAGGAACTCTTGAGAGGAATTTGGCAATTTGCATCCTTACTTCCCGAGTATCCTGACCATAGCCTATTAATGGACCTATTCTGTACTAGTAGAAGATAAGTATCTGTATTTTGTGTATCAAAGATCCTATAATTTATTCTAGCCAAAACAACCAGTTGACTTTTAAATGGAAGAAAAGTCAagtcttttatgttaaaattctGAGGACACCATCATTCCGTTCTGACGATCCTGTAAACTTCCATGAAAGCACTTCCCAAAGAATCATTTTATTCGTACATTGTTCACTAGGCCTTCTTTGTCCTTGGGACTTGTAACCTGTCTTGTGTTGAACTTTATCCTAAGTTGCAGTTCAATTAGACGTTATCGTTCTATGTGAGACTTTGCTAAACTACATTCTCATGAAAGTGCATCAGCTTTAGAGTGGTTGTACAAAGAGTGTGTAGACAAGGTACCTGAAGAACCCACTAGCCAGACTCTTTCAATAGGTGCCTTATAAAACAAAAGCAAGACTTTAGCAAATTTAGAAAGTAATTACGAATTATGACATCAACTACAGGATAGTCCGCAGTGGTGTCAGGAGAAATATACCTCAAGAAGTTACTGGGTGATGGATTAGTaatatatttcatatttgtattttgttgttaGTGTTCTTACTACTAAAACAAGAGTACATAGTTAGACTGTATTAGAGTATGTACTCTTGATAGTTTCATGAGTGCATAGTTAGGCAGTTAGGCTTCCTTGATAGTTTCATGTATTAGAAATGAGCAACATATTGCTGCAACAGAAAAATATCTGCTTTTTGTATGTGTATGTGTTGTAAACCCCTGAGGCATGAAGATAGAGTCATGAATTTTCCACTGTTTTCATGGGAATATGGGATCCCTTGTGAACGTGTTATGAATTACTACCCTGGGATCATGATATCATAATCATTTAGTTTGTAAACCTGCATATCATTATGATGTTGTGGATCCAGTTAATCGTGTTGAGGTCTTTGAGTGTGAGGTGCAGAGCAGAAGGTGGGTGTCTTTTTTCTCCAAATATTTGAATTTGACAAAAGAGTGATGTTATTGTTAATGTTATACTAATAAACTTTTTCCTTCTTAGGTCCGCGATTGGTATGTGGATTCTTTTCGGGATCTGAGATCATTCCCTTGTATCAAAGACAATAATGATGAATTAGATTTCACCCAAATGATTAAGATGATTAAAGTCAGACATAATAATGTTGTCCCAATGATGGCCATGGGGGTCCAACAGTTGAAGAAAGGCATGGATCCCAAGATCGTATATGAAGATTTGGTTGAAATTCATCAGTTCCTTGATCGTTTTTATATGTCCAGAATAGGCATCCGCATGCTCATAGGTTTGTTCTAGTTGCTAGCTCgttcattttattttcttttcatcttAATTTGTCTATGTTAATTTAATAGCATTTATTTTCTGGTTTATTCCTTGCTGACTCAGACAGCACTGTTTAATGGTGCAAATAAATTTCTGTCTAAACTCAGGGCAGCATGTGGCCTTGCATGATCCAAATCCTCAACCTGATTGTATAGGCTACATTCATACAAAAATGTCTCCTGTAGAAGTTGCCAGAAATGCTAGTGAAGATGCTCGTGCAATTTGCATGCGTCGTTATGGCAGTGCACCTGAAATTGACATTTATGGAGATCCGAATTTTACATTTCCGTAAGCTGTTctgtatttttatttatttgctaTATTAATTTTCCTCTCTTGCAGAAGCAGCTTTAACATTTACAGTTATTGTTCGTGAACCCCTTATGCCTGAAGAATAATCTAGACATGTCAGATGTGTTTTGAAAGACAggacaagagagagaaaatagtaaTGAAAACGTTTTGCAAAAGAATATTCAGGAGGCTTAGAAATGAAGTTTGTGCCCTCTAGCTGATACCCTAAAGTTCAAGTAGAATGTTTATGCCAGTAACTATTAATGAGTATGCATATTGAAATGTTTATTAACAAAGCCAACTTTTTGAAGATGGAAGGCCTTTCAGAAAATTAGCTTAGTTTGAACTCTAAAATTAGCATTTTGGACTACTTGATGAAGCTTCTTTAAGGTAACTTGATTTTCCCTTGCTTTAAGCTGGTTAACCACTATATTCTTTACCCTAGTGAATATAAATTCTAGGGATTGATCGCAATGGATACATAACATGGACTTGTGGACCATGATATTTTTAAATGGCGCATTTCTCTCTTTTTAACAGTTTGCTTTCATCAGGATATTGCTCCCTTTGTCACATAGATTTTACATCTCATTTATGTAATCACAATACTAGTATGTGCCCGTGCTAATACACGGGATTTATATAAAATTAGACAGCTTATAAGAAAAACCATTAGATTGTTTAATGCTGTATTCTAATAAAATAATGTATAATTTAAACATTAGTTGCGTCTAAGATAAAATGTCATATTCTAATAAAGTGACGTGCTTTATAGTGGTTGATGTCTGAATTTGCCGGGTATGGcatttcaattttattttaccGTATTTATTTAACTTAAAATATGCTTATAAGAATGTTTATACTAATTAATGGTATTTCATGATTTATGGTTAGTTGATTTTTATGAAAGAAATATATCTTTGGTACTAACTGATCATGTGTTTTATTATGTGTCGTTTCTATCATCTATTTTGGTTGATTACGCACGCAAGTGAGTATGGATAAGTTAGTTTACATTTTATTGCTTAATTGAATTTCCTTATTCCTTTGTTTATATGATGTTCTGTATTGAGTGTCCATATTGTTGACTAATGTCTAAACAATAGAAATGCATTTTTCTTCTAGTGTAGTCATTTTGTACATAATTTTGTTCTCTCAAGTTTTTTTACCTCCTAcaaaattctttcttttctattgAAACTAAACATGAAAGTAGATTTTGTTTGTTCAAATCAAAGCAAATGAAATAGTAATTAGTTTTACGTTAATCAAGTACTTCGTAATATGAATAGACGAAGGGGACGTTTATTTTAAGGTTTTCGAAAAAGGTAAGGGAATCAAGTGGGATGGTTCTGTTATTTGTTGTTTGTTAGTAAATTTGTATCATCCCCTTAATCCTCTTACCCTCAGAGTCATCTACAATCTACACCCACCCCCCTCACTCCTAAGGCATTGGTTTCCTTCTCTCCTCTACTTCACTACCACCTTCACCATCATTGACCAACGCCTTGACCACTCCACACTACCCCACCACCACTTGACCCAACCACCCCAGTCACACCCTCCATCCCTTTCCACCGCATTGACACACTCAACCACCAAAAAACCATACCCAAACGATGAAATTCTTCTACCAATTCATTACGAAATTAAACCTAACTACCATCAAATCTTTCCACTACCAATGAAAATTGTTTCACCCCCCCCACGACCCCAAAAACTACCTCATAAAAACAAACCCACAAAAGCCACCATAAACACCCGCCCGGTTCACCATTGAACACATAGCCTCCCATCGTCCTCCTTAAAAGCCCACCAAGAACCATGAATTTTTGGGTTTAGATGATGAAATCCGACTCTAAAAATTCATGTTAAAAGAGTAAATGTTGAAATCAATCAtatcaaattaaataaaaaatctgaacaaaattagaaaattaataattattattgatATTTATCAAgcagtaaaaaaaattaaaaaattatatatcCTCCCGTACCCGACCCTAAAATACGGGGTCTTGAACAAGATATTGTGACGTAACCcaattttatccgaacccgagcaacccaaAAAGTAATgagtcaaaacccgaccgaacccgtgtCTGACCctaccgattgaaaatcattaaatttatagtaataaatgagatt
This genomic stretch from Spinacia oleracea cultivar Varoflay chromosome 3, BTI_SOV_V1, whole genome shotgun sequence harbors:
- the LOC110790972 gene encoding pyruvate dehydrogenase (acetyl-transferring) kinase, mitochondrial translates to MAVKKAVESFSKSLIDEVHKWGSMKQNGVTLRYMMDFGSKPTDRNLLISAQFLHKELPIRIARRAIELEKLPYGLSQKPAVLKVRDWYVDSFRDLRSFPCIKDNNDELDFTQMIKMIKVRHNNVVPMMAMGVQQLKKGMDPKIVYEDLVEIHQFLDRFYMSRIGIRMLIGQHVALHDPNPQPDCIGYIHTKMSPVEVARNASEDARAICMRRYGSAPEIDIYGDPNFTFPYVPSHLHLMVFELVKNSLRAVQERYMDSDNVVPPIRIIVADGIEDVTIKVSDEGGGIPRSGLSKIFTYLYSTAENPLDEHTDLGTSDNVTMAGYGYGLPISRLYARYFGGDLQIISMEGYGTDAYLHLSRLADSQEPLP